In the genome of Desulfofarcimen acetoxidans DSM 771, one region contains:
- a CDS encoding YlzJ-like family protein, with the protein MILYTPMQLELVFEGLEPRQESDYKEVVYKGIPLQVNAGGEVVRILSTNPYDFLRLDISPGARINLNKQF; encoded by the coding sequence ATGATTTTATATACTCCAATGCAGTTGGAACTGGTTTTTGAAGGTTTGGAACCACGGCAGGAATCTGATTATAAAGAAGTGGTTTACAAGGGGATTCCTTTACAGGTCAATGCCGGTGGAGAGGTGGTGCGTATTTTAAGCACCAATCCTTACGATTTCCTGCGCTTGGATATTTCCCCCGGGGCAAGGATAAATCTTAATAAACAGTTCTAA